One genomic segment of Chitinophaga sancti includes these proteins:
- a CDS encoding glycoside hydrolase family 105 protein yields the protein MNYRTQFRVLIATSALFVNLGGTFGQKIFKEWPLGNEPAVIGPYVANHYVASNFDNFGSSEAPTSITYPEVLTWYGALQLAKVTGDKALAEKLALRYEPLVAQAHHMMPIPDMLEHSVFGAVPLELYLQTNQNRYLDVGKPFADQQWELPEGPKPEQQVLAGRGLSWQSRMQVEDMFLFTLLQTQAFRATGTKEYINRAATELAVYIDALQQPTGLFNQSADVPIYWSRGNGWAAASMALILNYLPVENPNRAHILDSYKKMMAALKQYQTPDFKWGQIIDDEKSWTENSGGAMFTYALVMGVKRKWLEDEAYGTMARNAWMAVVKGLNEAGDLKDVCEETKKRNDPNYYLNREKVTGSLVGQAPVLWTAALLLDK from the coding sequence ATGAATTATCGAACACAATTCCGGGTTTTGATCGCTACGTCAGCGTTGTTCGTGAATCTGGGAGGGACATTTGGCCAAAAAATATTCAAGGAATGGCCCCTTGGCAATGAACCGGCCGTTATTGGTCCATATGTAGCTAATCACTATGTAGCATCTAACTTTGACAACTTTGGGTCTTCTGAGGCCCCTACTTCCATTACTTATCCTGAAGTACTCACCTGGTATGGCGCCCTGCAGCTGGCCAAAGTAACGGGTGATAAAGCTCTTGCCGAAAAGCTGGCACTCAGGTATGAACCACTCGTGGCACAGGCGCACCATATGATGCCTATTCCCGACATGCTGGAACATAGCGTATTTGGCGCTGTTCCGCTGGAACTCTACCTTCAGACCAATCAGAACCGTTACCTGGACGTAGGTAAGCCTTTTGCAGACCAGCAGTGGGAACTGCCTGAAGGTCCTAAACCGGAACAACAGGTATTGGCCGGCAGAGGCCTCTCCTGGCAGTCCCGTATGCAGGTAGAAGATATGTTCCTCTTCACCCTGTTGCAAACACAGGCTTTTCGTGCCACCGGTACCAAAGAATATATCAACAGGGCAGCCACGGAGCTGGCCGTTTACATAGACGCCCTACAGCAACCAACAGGTTTATTCAACCAATCGGCCGACGTTCCCATTTACTGGAGCCGTGGTAATGGCTGGGCAGCAGCAAGTATGGCATTAATACTCAACTATTTACCTGTTGAAAATCCAAATCGCGCCCACATCCTGGATAGCTATAAGAAAATGATGGCCGCCCTGAAACAGTATCAGACACCTGATTTCAAATGGGGACAGATTATAGATGATGAAAAGAGCTGGACGGAGAACTCCGGCGGGGCGATGTTCACTTATGCTCTCGTAATGGGGGTGAAAAGGAAATGGCTGGAAGATGAGGCGTATGGTACAATGGCCAGAAATGCGTGGATGGCAGTTGTAAAAGGACTCAATGAAGCAGGAGATCTGAAGGATGTTTGTGAAGAAACGAAGAAGCGGAATGATCCAAATTATTACCTCAACAGGGAGAAAGTAACAGGTAGCCTGGTGGGTCAGGCGCCGGTGTTGTGGACTGCTGCGTTGTTGCTGGATAAGTAA